One genomic window of Psychrobacillus sp. INOP01 includes the following:
- a CDS encoding zinc-dependent alcohol dehydrogenase, protein MKAVTFQGVKNVQVKNVKDPSIQKADDIIVKLTTTAICGSDLHLIHGMIPNLGEDYVIGHEPMGIVEEVGKDVTKVKKGDRVIIPFNIACGQCWYCNHELESQCDNANENGEMGAYFGYSDTTGGFPGGQAEFMRVPYANFTPFKIPENSEVADESLVLLADAASTAFWSVDNAGVKAGDTVVILGCGPVGLLAQKFAWLKGAKRVIAVDYVGYRLKHAKRTNNVEIVNFEDHENCGEYLKEITQGGADVVIDCVGMSGKMTPLEFLASGLKLQGGAMGALVIASQAVRKGGTIQITGVYGARYNAFPLGDIFQRNVNIRTGQAPVIHYMQHIYNLIAEGKVDPSDIVTHVLPLDQAKHGYEVFDTKMEDCIKVVLKP, encoded by the coding sequence ATGAAAGCTGTTACTTTTCAAGGTGTTAAAAATGTTCAAGTAAAAAACGTGAAAGACCCAAGCATCCAAAAAGCGGATGATATCATTGTTAAACTGACTACTACTGCAATTTGCGGATCAGACTTACACTTAATTCATGGGATGATCCCAAACCTTGGCGAGGATTATGTTATTGGACATGAACCTATGGGAATTGTAGAAGAAGTCGGTAAGGATGTAACGAAAGTTAAAAAAGGGGATCGCGTTATAATCCCATTTAATATAGCATGTGGTCAATGTTGGTACTGTAATCATGAATTAGAAAGTCAATGTGACAATGCGAATGAAAATGGAGAAATGGGTGCATATTTTGGCTACTCAGACACGACGGGAGGATTCCCAGGTGGTCAAGCTGAATTTATGCGAGTTCCATATGCTAATTTTACCCCTTTTAAGATTCCAGAAAACAGTGAAGTAGCGGATGAAAGTTTAGTGCTACTTGCAGATGCTGCGTCTACAGCATTTTGGAGTGTAGACAATGCGGGAGTGAAAGCAGGGGATACGGTCGTAATTTTAGGATGCGGTCCAGTTGGTCTGTTAGCACAAAAATTCGCTTGGTTAAAAGGTGCAAAAAGAGTTATTGCAGTTGATTACGTTGGTTATCGTTTAAAACATGCAAAACGTACGAATAACGTGGAGATTGTTAACTTTGAAGATCATGAAAATTGTGGTGAATATTTAAAAGAAATAACACAGGGGGGAGCAGATGTAGTCATTGACTGCGTAGGAATGAGTGGAAAAATGACTCCACTGGAATTTCTTGCATCTGGTCTGAAATTACAAGGAGGAGCAATGGGAGCTCTAGTAATTGCAAGTCAAGCAGTTCGCAAAGGTGGAACAATTCAAATTACAGGAGTTTACGGGGCACGTTATAATGCATTCCCATTAGGTGACATCTTCCAAAGAAATGTGAATATTAGGACAGGTCAAGCTCCAGTTATTCACTACATGCAGCATATATATAATTTAATTGCAGAAGGTAAGGTTGATCCAAGTGATATTGTCACTCATGTACTTCCTTTAGATCAAGCTAAGCATGGATATGAAGTATTTGACACCAAAATGGAAGACTGTATAAAAGTTGTACTAAAACCGTAA
- a CDS encoding YolD-like family protein has translation MNLLSGAEFEKQFREVYDSAKYLDRGSKKWVAMMLPEHVKMIREYAVEIKRDERPDLNEWDLEAIQECLDLSMLQKADTIIKLWRDGQFYYNRGTIESIDIQRRTLEMQDPFYLLSIRLDS, from the coding sequence ATGAATTTATTATCAGGTGCAGAATTTGAAAAACAGTTTAGAGAAGTTTACGATTCAGCTAAATACCTTGATCGTGGTTCTAAAAAATGGGTAGCAATGATGTTACCAGAGCATGTGAAAATGATTCGTGAGTACGCAGTGGAAATCAAAAGAGACGAACGTCCTGATTTGAACGAATGGGATCTAGAAGCCATACAGGAGTGTTTGGATTTATCTATGTTACAAAAAGCTGATACTATAATAAAATTGTGGAGGGATGGTCAGTTTTACTACAACAGAGGAACGATTGAGAGTATCGATATCCAAAGAAGAACATTAGAAATGCAAGATCCTTTTTATTTGTTATCAATCAGATTAGATAGTTGA